A stretch of the Crocinitomicaceae bacterium genome encodes the following:
- a CDS encoding response regulator transcription factor: MKILLIEDEQALAESIIDYLKHEGYICEHASTFNTGEEKVVLYEYDCILVDITLPGGSGLDIVRSLKKHNPRTGLIIISAKNSVDDKITGLDLGADDYLTKPFNLAELNSRIKSLLRRKKFDGRSDIIFNEICINPDSKSALIHGESLNLTKKEYDLLLFFIANKNRVLTKEIIAEHLWGDDMDMSSSFDFIYTHIKNLRKKMLAKGGEDYIKTVYAEGYKFSEP; encoded by the coding sequence ATGAAGATTTTGTTGATTGAAGATGAGCAAGCATTGGCTGAATCGATAATCGATTACTTGAAACACGAGGGTTATATTTGTGAACATGCATCAACATTTAATACCGGTGAAGAAAAGGTTGTGCTTTATGAGTACGATTGTATTCTTGTAGATATCACCCTGCCGGGAGGAAGTGGTTTAGACATAGTGCGCAGTCTCAAAAAGCATAATCCACGAACGGGTCTTATTATTATATCAGCTAAAAACTCCGTTGACGATAAAATTACCGGACTTGATTTAGGCGCTGACGATTACCTGACAAAGCCATTTAATCTTGCAGAACTTAATTCACGAATTAAATCTTTGCTTAGGCGCAAAAAATTCGACGGTCGATCAGATATAATTTTTAATGAAATTTGCATAAACCCTGATTCAAAATCTGCACTCATTCATGGTGAATCATTGAATTTGACAAAAAAGGAATACGACTTGTTGCTTTTCTTTATCGCTAATAAAAACAGAGTCCTTACAAAAGAAATAATAGCTGAACATTTGTGGGGAGATGACATGGACATGTCTTCCTCATTTGATTTTATTTATACACACATTAAAAATCTGCGAAAGAAAATGCTAGCAAAGGGTGGTGAAGATTATATCAAAACAGTTTATGCCGAAGGTTATAAGTTCAGTGAACCATGA
- a CDS encoding helix-turn-helix domain-containing protein translates to MALSFLTNLDEKEFKAFLKEAIREVLQEELTKQTETSSHILDVRQAAKFLRLQLTTLYEKTSRKLIPHFKKGNKLYFNLSDLQKWIMEGKVKTTGEIDGEAATYVLTTKK, encoded by the coding sequence ATGGCACTATCATTTTTGACAAATCTCGACGAAAAGGAATTCAAAGCATTCCTGAAAGAGGCAATTCGCGAAGTCCTGCAAGAGGAACTTACTAAACAAACAGAAACATCATCTCATATCCTTGATGTGAGGCAAGCAGCTAAATTCCTGCGGTTGCAACTTACAACACTTTACGAAAAAACTTCGCGTAAGCTCATTCCACATTTCAAAAAAGGGAATAAACTCTATTTCAATCTTTCTGATCTGCAAAAATGGATCATGGAAGGAAAAGTAAAAACTACCGGCGAAATAGACGGTGAAGCAGCAACCTACGTGCTGACGACAAAAAAGTAA